The Prochlorococcus marinus CUG1417 genome includes the window GAAGCCTATTCAAAGCGGTATTGAATCGCAAACTGATAGTCAAACTGTTGAAAAGCTTGCACAATTAAGTAAAGAAAAAATCATCAAAGAAGCTTATGTCTTTACTAAACCTTTATCTCCTCATTGGGCTGCTGAAATAGATCAAAAAACTATTAATTTTGACAAGTTGAGATTGCCAAAAGTGCAAGGCTCATTAATTGTAGAAACTGCAGGTGGATTAATGGTTCCAATAACACGAAATTTTTTGCAAATAGATCAAATAAAACAATGGAATCTTCCGGTAATACTTGTATGCAAGAGCTCACTTGGCACTCTTAACCATACCCTACTTAGTATTGAGGCCTTAAAACGAAGAAATATTGAGATTTTAGGTTTAGTAGTTAATGGTGAAAAACACCTAGATAATCCAAGAACACTAGTTGATTTTAGTGGTATTCCGTTAATTGCTGAATTTCCTTACATCGAAAAAATGGACTCAAACAATTTAGATATAATATGGAAAGAACTAGACATCAAGAATAAGTTGATCTCACTTTTAAACTCAAAAATAAGTTAAATGAAATCTTTGGATTCAAAAACTCCAAATCAAGATTGGCACCCAAATATTTGGCCACCTTTTACACAAATCAATAACAGCAAACCGCAAATAGAAGTAACTCATGGGCAAGATGCCCTCCTATTTACTAAAAATCCTAAAAAAGAGCTAATAGATGCAATCAGTAGTTGGTGGGTAACTCTTCATGGACATAGTAACCAATACATTGCGGATGCCATTTTCAATCAATCAAAAAAACTTGAGCAAGTTATATTTGCTGATTTTTTACATCCACAGGCAAAAAAATTGGCGGAAAGACTTAGTAAATTAACAAAACTAGAACGATTATTCTTTTCTGATAACGGTTCTACTGCAGTGGAAGTTGCTTTAAAAATTGCCTTCCAATCATGGCAAAATAGAGGAGAGACAAGAACTCAAATAGTAGCTTTTGATGGCGCCTATCATGGCGATACATTTGGAGCAATGGCTTTAGGTGAAAGAAATATTTTTAATGAGAATTTCGATAATCTTATGTTCCCAGTTAGGAGAGTCCCATGGCCTTCAACTTGGATGAACGATGAAGAAGTAGAAAGTAAGGAAAATGAGGCGATCCAAAAATTAGAAACTCTACTTAAAACTCCCACAGTTGCAGTAATACTTGAGCCACTTGTTCAGGGAGCAGGAGGGATGAATATGGTTAGGCCTCAGTTTATAAAAAAAGTTTCAGAAATTATAAACAATAATAATTCTTTGTTAATTGCTGATGAAGTTTTGACTGGGTTTGGAAGATGTGGAAGTCTTTTTGCGTTTCAAAAGGCAAAAATCGTTCCCGATTTAATAAGCATTTCAAAAGGCTTAACTGGTGGATTTTTACCAATGGGAATAACTTTATGTAAAGAAAAAATTTTTCAATCCTTTATTGATGATTCCCCAAGAAAAACTTTTTGGCATGGACATAGTTTTACTGCTAATCCTTTAGGTTGTGCTGCGGCAAACGCTAGCCTTGATTTATTAGAAAAAGAACCACACAAATACCTTTCATTTGAAGAAAAACATTTATCTCACTTAATTAAATTTCAAAACTTACCCTATATAAAAAAAATAAGGGTATCCGGCACAATTGCTGCCTTCGATTTAGATATTGGGAACAAAAAAGGTTATTTCAATAATATTGGGAAAGAAATAAAGAGTCTTGCAATGGAGCAAGGTTTATTTATTAGACCTCTCGGAAATGTTATTTATCTCTTGCCACCTCTCTGTATAACCGATGATCAATTAGAAAAAAGTTACTGGATAATAAGGCGAATCTTAGAAAATATTTAGATAGAAATTTAAGGTCCCTGCAGTATTGCATTTTCCACATCTTCTCTATTAATGCAATAGGAAAATAGTCTTTTAGTTTCTTGTCCTTCACTTTCCCAAATAACACTTAAATCTTCTTGTTCAAAAATAATAGTTGCATTCCAATTTGAAAGTAACAGATACCATTTAGATGGATTATTAATATCCTTCACAGCACCCAAATCAGTTAGCCACAATTCCAATGATTGCAGTGAATTTTGATTGATAGGTTTTTTAGAGGGATTCACAGACTTTTTAAAAAAATTAGTTGATTAGCCAAAGCGGTATTGTCTCTAATTCTTTTCCAGTAAAAGAAGCAATAAAAATTGAACAAATTAAACTTATAGAAATTATGATAATTAAAAGAAACAACGAAAACAATTCTCCATTCGAAAAAGGTCTTCTATTTCCTATTAAATTTTGATTATTAGAATCGATTACTAAATTATTTAAAACGTTAGTATTATTACTTTTAGAGTTTTCTTTTAGTTTTTCATCATATATTTTCCTCAAATTACTATTATTCAAATGTTCATAAGCTTCAAGAACTTCTTGAAATTTACTTTTAGCAACGTCTATTTCTAATGAAGTTGTATCGGGATGTAACTCAATAGAAAGTTTACAAAATGCCTTTCTTAATTCATGATTGGATGCATTTTCATTTACACCTAAAATTTTGTAATAGGAAGTTTCCCCTTTCAAAATAATCTTTTATTAATATTGTAATTCTAATAAATTTTTACTAAATAGAATGTATGTAATGGATGGTTAAAATTCATATTTATAACGAAATGAAAAAACAAAACATTCCAGAAGAAATTCTTTCCTTAATAAATGAAGAAGAAATAAATTTATTTCAAGAGTTACAAATTAAAATTAAAGAATTAAATAATAAAACCAATCTTACAAAATTAACTGATGGGGATGATTATTGGGTATCTCAAGTTTTTGACAGCATTTGGCCATTCAAAGCTTTCACGAATATTAATTTTGATAATAAAAAATTTTTAGATATTGGATCAGGCTGTGGCTTCCCAGGTTTAGCTTATGCAATAACTCATCCTAATTCTGAGATATACTTAATTGATTCTTTGAAAAAGAAAACAGATGCAATAAAAATTTTAGTTGAACAGATCAATTTCAAAAACAATATTCATGTAATCAATGATCGTGTTGAGAACTTAGCCCACCAATCGTCAATGAGAAATAATTTTAATATTGCAACAACTAGAGCAGTTAGTAATCCATCAACAGTTTCAGAATATATTCTACCAATGTTAAAAAAAGAAGGGTTTGGAGTTTTATATTGTGGCAAATGGACTAATGAAGAAAGCAAAAATCTAGATAAAACTTTAGAAATATTAGAAGGGAAAGTTAAAGATAAAAAAGAGATACAATTACCAAGAAATAAAGGCACTCGAAACATTATTCTTATTCAACCAAAGAATTTTTGTCCTGAAATTTACCCAAGAAAAGTTGGCAAACCTGAAAAAAATCCATTATAAAATTATTTTTTTGATAATCTTTTACCATTCTTATCTCCAAACTTTTCTTTTAAATTTCTCAATATTTTTATAACTTTTTTTGGATTTATATGACCTTCTAATACTTTCAATAATTGTCCCTCAGAAACATCTACATCTAGTAAATTTGCGTTACATCCTGGGAACCAGTGACTTCCATTACCAAGTAATTGATATCTAGCTCTTGCATATCCTTCCATACCCAACCAATTAATTAAATTTGAAAGCCAAAGCAGAACGGGAATATTAATATTTCCCGGGGTATATTCCCAACTTGGTAAATTTCTATTCCAATTTTGATGCCACTCTAAACCTAAAGAATTAATTGATTCCTGCCTTAATTTGTTAATTATCCTAGGCACATACTTCTCAGATTCTGATAACAACGAGACAGCTTGTAAATGCAGAGCAAAATCTGTCTCTTTTGCAATACCCACACTCAAAGTATGGACATTTTGATTTCTTAAGCAAAAAAGATCATTAAAAACTATAGGATGAAGTGGGCTACAAAGTTCCAACATTTTTGTTGAGGGAGTATGTAGATGTCCCCCTTTATCCGTAGGACTTATTATGAAAACCCCAAGATCAAACTTATTTGCTAATTTAATAACCTTTGTATTTTTTTGATTTATGAAATACCAGTGCAAATTTACATAATCAAATAAGTTTGTTGATATGGCCTTCTCAATAAGTGAAGATTTTCCATGGGTTGAAAATCCAATAGATCCAATTAAATTTTCTTTTTGCATCTTCCTTAAGATTTCAATACAACCTCCATTTCTAATAGCCTGATGCAAATGTTCCTCTGTATTAATGCCATGTATCGCAAGCAAATCAATTCTTTTAACTTTCAATTTATCAATACTTGTCAGAACATCTTTCTTAAAAACTTCGGAATCACTATTTGGAGGAATCTTGGTTTGAATAATATTTGGGATTTTTTCAATATTTTTAAAACCTATTCCTAATTGCACCTCAGAAGTTCCATAGTACTTAGCAGTTTCTACATGACTTAAGCCATATTTGTTTGCCAGTTTTAAAATATTCTCTACTTTAGTTTGCTCTTCATATGAAATCTCAGAAAAGTCTAATTGATCCCAACTTTTTTGAAATCTCATGCCACCCAGAGATAGAATAGGAATCTTTAGATTGGTTCTGCCAAATCTACGATATTCCATTTTTTTGATAATTAATGCTTATTCATTCTTGGTGGTTTTCCAAATGATTGAAACATATCTCTATCTAGACTTTTCTCTAAATCATCTAATTCTTCAAACTTTACCCAGTGAATACAATCAACTGGACACGTATCTATTGCCTCTTGAATAACATCTACACTATCTCCATCTTGTCTCATAGCTCGGCTTCTACCATGAAATTCATCGACAATGAAAGTATTTGAAGCAACATGTAAACAGTATTGGCAACCAATACACCTAGCCTCATCAACCCATACAGCTTTTTCAGATAACTCACCACCTAAAACAGGTTCAAATCCTGTAATTTCGATATTTTCTTGAAAATTAATAAATGGATCTTTAAAATCCATACTCTGACGTTAGTTCTCCCACTTAGTTAAAACCAACTCAATAGAACCATCATTTTTATTTTTTTGTTCTACTACTTGGTATCCATCTTCTTTTGTCTTAGTAATAATTGTTTGATAAGCATACATTTGAGTAACTTTAGAAATAAATCTTTCGACTGGGATATTAAGTTTCCATAGATCAAGGTCAGTAACAAGTTCATAAGAATTTGAATTATTATCCCATTTAAATCCAACTTTAGTATCACTCTGTAAATTGAGGCTAATATCAACTGCTGTAGATTTTCCTCTATACCCTTTTATAAACTTTTCTTCTTGATTAATTGAGTAACCTAAGTTGTTCAAGGCTTTAATTAAAGGATCTACTTCTTTAAGCTGAGTTTTAATAGTACTAAAATGTGACATTAGATTCGTTGTTTAATTGTTTTAAGTTTTCATTTTGGTTGGAGATGAAAGCATCAGATGTTTTATTCTTAACTGTTACTTTTCCGAGAGCGTTTTCAAGATTTTTAGTAGCTTCATTACATGAATTACCAGTGAATCCTTCAACTGTCTCTTCAACTCTTCCGTCTTGATGAATTTTGAATCTCAATGTTTTTTGAGGCATTAAATTCAAGTACTGAGTACTTTTACTTTATATAGAATAACGAAAATATTTTGTTTCAGTTGGTACAAGTTAATTAATTTTAATTTTTATTTTGAATAGTTGATAAATTAATTTTTTAGGTAGCGTTCTGGTAACTAAATCAAGATATTTAATTATAAAAACCTTGCATCCCCATTGAATCCAAAGCAGTTTTTGCTTCTTCCATAACTGATGGTTCTTTATCGAAAAGAGCTATCTTGGTACATTCATCAACGAAACTTTCTTGAAATGTATTGTTCAATTTTTCATACAACCTACACAATGACCAAATGCAATTACTTCTAACCCCTGATTCGTTATCTATCTTTAAACTTATTAAAAGCTGTTCTGCTGCTAATTGAGCATTTTCCAAAGAAACATTTCCAATTTCAGCTAAAGAACTAGATGACCATAACCTGACTGCGGCTACATCATTCTTTAAAGCACTAATTAACGGATTTAGTACAATTTGGTCATCATAATTAGCTAAGCTCCATGCAGTTGCCCTTCTAACATAAGCATTATCATCAGTCTCCAAAAGACTTACAAGTTTCTTAACTGCGCTAGGACATGGATTTCTACCTAAAGCGTATACCGCACTCATTCTCTCAACAGGACAAGGTTGATCAAGCAATGGTAATAAAAGGGGGAAAGATCTTTTATCTCTATATTCACAAAATATTCTTAAACCCTGTATTCTTTCTTCTCTGTTACCTGTAAGCATTTTTAAAGCTTCATTGCACTCTTGAGCTATGTTTAAACCTTTTGAAAATGCATCTTCATCAATCTGTTCTAAAGGATCTATTTCAATCTCTAGAGCCAGTTCTCTTGCTAAAATATCTGGATCAACTGCAATTTCAGCTAGGCTTTCTTTTTTAGGATCATTATTTTTTGTCATTTAAAAAAAACTAAAAATATTAATTCATGGGTGCAGGCGACATCATATCTCCTGGTAACCAAATTCTCGCACTAACTGCAAAGAAGGCAATCCCAAAAAGTACGACGATAGCGAAAGGTAAAAGTTTTGTCTTAATAAAACCCAAAGATTCAAAATTAATTAAATCAATAATAACCTGTTATATATACTTTAAAAAAATTTTCTTTAGATAATATTATTTATTTATCGCATTTTGTCTTAACTGACCACATGCAGCATTTTTATCTAAACCTCTACTTTTTCGCAAGCTTACAGCGATTCCATTATTAGAAAGTCTAGATTGAAATAATTGCAGATTTTTCGAAGATGCTCGTTTAAATTCAACCTCATCAATTTGGTTATACTGAATTAAATTGACGTGACATTGAAACCCTTTTAGCAAATCACTCAATTCATCGGCATGTTCTAATTTGTCATTAACGCCACTTAACATTAAATATTCAAAACTTACCCTCCGGCCAGTATCTTTTACAAATTGCTTGGAATCCTCAATTATATTTTTGATATCATAGTTTTTTGCACTTGGTATTATCATTTCTCTTATTTTTTGATTTGAAGCGTGAAGGCTTATTGCTAATGTAAACTGGCATTTACCCAAAATCTGAAAAGACTTTGATGATAATTTATATATCATCCTTGGTACAGCAACAGTGCTCACAGTTATCTTTCTTTGGCTAATTTGAAAATCCTCATTTATAGATCTAATGGATAGAAGCAAATCATCTATATTCAGTAAGGGTTCACCCATTCCCATAAAAACAATATTTGTCACTTTTCTATTCATTTCATTTTCAATAAATAAAATTTGATCTAATATTTCAGTTGTTTTTAAAGATCTCTTTAAACCCTCCTTCCCAGTTGCACAGAATTTGCAGTCCATTGGACAGCCAACTTGACTAGAAAGACATGCAGTGAGTCTGTTTTCAGTTGGTATGCCAACGCACTCAATACTTTCATTGTCGTTTGTTGAAAGTAATAACTTTAAAGTGCCATCATTAGCTAAATTTTTTTCTTGAAATTTAAGTTCACCTACTTTAAAGCCATCATTTTTTAAATTTTTTCTAAAATCTAAAGGTAAGACATCTATATGATCAATATTTTTCTTTTTATTCTTGTAGTTATATATCCAATTATAAATTTGGCGACCTCTAAAAGCAGCTTGACCATAGTGTAAAGCCACCTTTTCTAAATCTTGAATACTACTGCCAAGAAGATTTTTCAAATTAACCTATGTTTACTATTAAATTATCTTTACCATAACAATAGACCATGTTTTAAAAAGAATTCCGTAAGAATAAGTGCAATAAAGCCAATCATGGCCATTCTTCCATTAAGTCTTTCATTATAAAAATGAAATCCATAACGAGGTAATTTTCTTTTGGGGACAATCTCAGGCTTAATCATCACTTAAAATTTAAAGGATCATTCTACTCAATAAAAGAAATAATAGATAATATTATTCATCTGAAAGGAGACCCTCTTCTTGTAATCCTTCCAATGCAGCAGGATCCGGTAATTGATCTTCAGAAAATTGATTTTCAGCACTGGGTCTCGCAAAGGCAGCAAAATTACTGGAAGAGGGATCTATTCCATGTCTGTTCCTCGTGGTCTCCAAATCTTCATCGCTAGGGTCATCTAGTATAGAAGTAGAGCCTACCACCGTCGATTGTGGCATATCTACTGTATAGTCTGGTCTTAAGTTCTGAGCTCTTCTATATCCACCAGATTCTTCCGCAAGAATATCAGGATGGGGGCCAGCCTCCGAGGCTAATTCCTCTACAAATCCACTAAAGCCAGTTCCTGCAGGTATTAGTCTACCGATAATAACATTTTCTTTTAAACCTCTTAACCAATCAGATTTACCTTCAATTGCAGCTTCAGTAAGAACCCTTGTAGTTTCTTGGAATGAAGCAGCGGAAATAAAGCTATCTGTATTTAGAGAGGCTTTTGTAATACCTAACAAAACAGGAGTAAACTCTGCAGGAGCTCCCCCCGTGATTGCCATAGCTTGATTTGTATCTTCAACTTGCCTTAACTCTATAAGTTCACCTGGCAATAAAGTAGTATCCCCAGCATCTTCTACACGAACTTTACTTGTCATTTGTCTTACAATCACCTCAATATGCTTATCATCAATTGAGACGCCCTGAGACTTATAGACGTTTTGGACTTCATTCACCAAACTTCTTTGTAGCTTTGAAATAGATTCACGAGCTGCATCTATAAGAGGTTTTTGATCTTTTAAATCATTGAAGTAGCATTCTAGTAATTCATGCGGATTGATTGGACCATCAGTTAAAATTTCTCCACCTGTAACTTGTTGACCATCACTAACCATTATATTTTTACCAATTAGAAGTTGATATTCGTTGACTGAATCATCTTTTTCAATAACCGATAAAGAAACTGAATCTTCATCATTACCTTTTTTAATTTGAACAATTCCTGATTTTTTACATAAAACTGCAGAATCTCTGGGTCTCCTAGCCTCTAACAACTCTTCAATACGAGGCAATCCTTGAACAATATCTCCAGTTTTCTGCCTCTCAAAAACAAGTAAAGCTAAACCATCTCCCCTAAGAACTAAATCTCCGTCCTTAACATGTAAAACTGAATCTGGAGAAACCATATAAGGCCTACCAAGTCTTAATGTTACTGAACTACTAGAAATCTCTTCAATTTCTCCACAAGAAGTAGATTTTTCAGATTCACTAATAGGGTCACCATCGACTACACGATCCCCTACTTTGACAACTGCTTTACTACTAATCTTAAGTTTGATTTTATCTTCTTCTCTTTCAACAATTAACCTTCTGATGGGCTCATCCTCAATAACATTTGGCAATTGAACCGATCCATTTTCCTTACAAAGAATTTGAGTAGTAGCTATTACATCACCTGCTTTAACTATTTGATTATTTTTGACTTGCAATTCAGTATGTGTTGAACCATGACTGGAGTCTGACATAGTATCTCTTCTTACGAGAATTGATTCTAATATCACTAAATTTAATCTATTTATTGATGCATCATTTTTATCTTTAATCGACTCGACATCAATTGTCATTTGGGGAGTAGCATCAAAGCTTTCAACGCTTAAATGTGTTCTAAGCAATTCAACTCCATCAACTGATTTTATCAATTCACCATCTTTATAAGTAAGCCTTTGTATAGCTTTTAATCCTAGGTGTGGTCCTTTTTCTTGCTTAACGTGGGCTAACTCTGGTAAGTCTGCTTGATCAGGAATCGCAAATTCTTCTACAGTTCTCAATAATAACCCTCTACATTTAGAAGTTTCTAATTTCTGAACAAATAGAATTTCTTTATTATCAATGCCATCTAAAATCTTTTCACCTGGATTAACTAGATTTCCTTCTTCTGTAAATCTATTCAAAACTTCTTCATCGTCGCACTCATGGAAAGTTCCATTTCTCACAGTTATTTCACGGAGAATATCATTTTTCTGAGTCACAGTAACTATTCCTGATGTTTGACTAAATATATCTTTAACTACTTCTGTTCCTGCTTCAATCCATTTCATATCTTCAGTCATTAGAAGAGATATATCCTTGTTTATTTCATGTGTTTCTTGAGGAATCCAAAGCAATGTTCCCCCTTGACTAACTTCAAAACCATTTTTGGATGATCTTGCTTTTTTAACACTTAATCCCGGTGAATATTTTACTAACCCACCAGTTTTTGTACAGAACCTTTCATCTGTTAAATCTGCTATTATTTCACCATTACTGATTTTATTCCCTGGTGAAACATTCAAACGATATGAGGTTCCATCACTAGATTCCAAATTATATATTTGACCTGAATGTGTAGATTCTTCAATTAATTTAAAATTGCTTAAAGTCATTGAAGTAGTGACAATCTGAACTTCCCTTGAATCTCCTATTGATTCTCTTAATCGAATTTGTCCGCCAAACTCGCTTGCTTGACTTGCTTCTGCTAAAACAGTTCCTTCCTTTACAGACTTACCAGTTGTGATTACTGGTCTTGCATTAGGGGGTAAGTTATAAACATCTCCAGCTAAAACCCACAATCTTCCTAATCTTTGAGCTTTTAAAGTAATATTACCCTGCCTATCTGTAACCTCTTTTGGTTGGATAACCTTGTCATACCTTACTTGACCAGCCAAATCACAGATAACATCTTTGGTTGCTTTTTCAACGCTCTTTTTGACTGCTCCTGCACTAATCTGAGCGACTGTTATGTCAGAATTAATTTCTTCACCATTATCAACAAATAAAAGCGATCCGCTAGAAACCTCAATTTTCTGAGCCTTGTTAGAACTATTTCCTTGAGGAAGTATTTTTAATATAAAATCAACTTCCGCTTGTTTCGCTTCTACACCGTGTGGAGTTCTGTAACCTCTAACCTTTGCTTTAGAACTGAATTCAACTCTTCCAGAAATTTTTGATCTTACTACTCCACTTTCTGCAGTTGATACACCTCCAGTATGAAAAGTTCTCATTGTCAATTGGGTTCCTGGTTCTCCAATAGATTGAGCAGCTATGATGCCTACAGCTTCACCTAAGTCAACTAGATGATTATGAGCCAATGCCCATCCGTAACATCTTCTACAAACTGATCTATTAGCTTCACATGTTAATGGGGATCTTATTTTCACCTTTGCAATAGATGCTGTTTCAATTTTCTCTGACAAGGAAGGATCTATTGCAGTATTTTGAGGAATAATTAAATTATCTTCAGAATCTAAAATATCTTCAGCGGTGAGTCTGCCAAGAAGTCTTGTACCATATTTACCATCTTCAGCTAAAACAACTATTGATCGTTCTGTTCCACAATCTTCTTCCCTAACAATTACATCTTGAGCGACATCAACTAATCTTCGTGTCAAATAACCAGAG containing:
- the bioD gene encoding dethiobiotin synthase, with product MSSQDSIFKFIICGTDTDIGKTLISSFFVKGLNSFYWKPIQSGIESQTDSQTVEKLAQLSKEKIIKEAYVFTKPLSPHWAAEIDQKTINFDKLRLPKVQGSLIVETAGGLMVPITRNFLQIDQIKQWNLPVILVCKSSLGTLNHTLLSIEALKRRNIEILGLVVNGEKHLDNPRTLVDFSGIPLIAEFPYIEKMDSNNLDIIWKELDIKNKLISLLNSKIS
- the bioA gene encoding adenosylmethionine--8-amino-7-oxononanoate transaminase translates to MKSLDSKTPNQDWHPNIWPPFTQINNSKPQIEVTHGQDALLFTKNPKKELIDAISSWWVTLHGHSNQYIADAIFNQSKKLEQVIFADFLHPQAKKLAERLSKLTKLERLFFSDNGSTAVEVALKIAFQSWQNRGETRTQIVAFDGAYHGDTFGAMALGERNIFNENFDNLMFPVRRVPWPSTWMNDEEVESKENEAIQKLETLLKTPTVAVILEPLVQGAGGMNMVRPQFIKKVSEIINNNNSLLIADEVLTGFGRCGSLFAFQKAKIVPDLISISKGLTGGFLPMGITLCKEKIFQSFIDDSPRKTFWHGHSFTANPLGCAAANASLDLLEKEPHKYLSFEEKHLSHLIKFQNLPYIKKIRVSGTIAAFDLDIGNKKGYFNNIGKEIKSLAMEQGLFIRPLGNVIYLLPPLCITDDQLEKSYWIIRRILENI
- a CDS encoding DUF3143 domain-containing protein yields the protein MNPSKKPINQNSLQSLELWLTDLGAVKDINNPSKWYLLLSNWNATIIFEQEDLSVIWESEGQETKRLFSYCINREDVENAILQGP
- a CDS encoding J domain-containing protein; translated protein: MKGETSYYKILGVNENASNHELRKAFCKLSIELHPDTTSLEIDVAKSKFQEVLEAYEHLNNSNLRKIYDEKLKENSKSNNTNVLNNLVIDSNNQNLIGNRRPFSNGELFSLFLLIIIISISLICSIFIASFTGKELETIPLWLIN
- the rsmG gene encoding 16S rRNA (guanine(527)-N(7))-methyltransferase RsmG translates to MKKQNIPEEILSLINEEEINLFQELQIKIKELNNKTNLTKLTDGDDYWVSQVFDSIWPFKAFTNINFDNKKFLDIGSGCGFPGLAYAITHPNSEIYLIDSLKKKTDAIKILVEQINFKNNIHVINDRVENLAHQSSMRNNFNIATTRAVSNPSTVSEYILPMLKKEGFGVLYCGKWTNEESKNLDKTLEILEGKVKDKKEIQLPRNKGTRNIILIQPKNFCPEIYPRKVGKPEKNPL
- a CDS encoding aldo/keto reductase yields the protein MEYRRFGRTNLKIPILSLGGMRFQKSWDQLDFSEISYEEQTKVENILKLANKYGLSHVETAKYYGTSEVQLGIGFKNIEKIPNIIQTKIPPNSDSEVFKKDVLTSIDKLKVKRIDLLAIHGINTEEHLHQAIRNGGCIEILRKMQKENLIGSIGFSTHGKSSLIEKAISTNLFDYVNLHWYFINQKNTKVIKLANKFDLGVFIISPTDKGGHLHTPSTKMLELCSPLHPIVFNDLFCLRNQNVHTLSVGIAKETDFALHLQAVSLLSESEKYVPRIINKLRQESINSLGLEWHQNWNRNLPSWEYTPGNINIPVLLWLSNLINWLGMEGYARARYQLLGNGSHWFPGCNANLLDVDVSEGQLLKVLEGHINPKKVIKILRNLKEKFGDKNGKRLSKK
- a CDS encoding ferredoxin; its protein translation is MDFKDPFINFQENIEITGFEPVLGGELSEKAVWVDEARCIGCQYCLHVASNTFIVDEFHGRSRAMRQDGDSVDVIQEAIDTCPVDCIHWVKFEELDDLEKSLDRDMFQSFGKPPRMNKH
- a CDS encoding DUF1257 domain-containing protein, with the translated sequence MSHFSTIKTQLKEVDPLIKALNNLGYSINQEEKFIKGYRGKSTAVDISLNLQSDTKVGFKWDNNSNSYELVTDLDLWKLNIPVERFISKVTQMYAYQTIITKTKEDGYQVVEQKNKNDGSIELVLTKWEN
- a CDS encoding DUF2997 domain-containing protein; translated protein: MPQKTLRFKIHQDGRVEETVEGFTGNSCNEATKNLENALGKVTVKNKTSDAFISNQNENLKQLNNESNVTF
- a CDS encoding HEAT repeat domain-containing protein — protein: MTKNNDPKKESLAEIAVDPDILARELALEIEIDPLEQIDEDAFSKGLNIAQECNEALKMLTGNREERIQGLRIFCEYRDKRSFPLLLPLLDQPCPVERMSAVYALGRNPCPSAVKKLVSLLETDDNAYVRRATAWSLANYDDQIVLNPLISALKNDVAAVRLWSSSSLAEIGNVSLENAQLAAEQLLISLKIDNESGVRSNCIWSLCRLYEKLNNTFQESFVDECTKIALFDKEPSVMEEAKTALDSMGMQGFYN
- the rlmN gene encoding 23S rRNA (adenine(2503)-C(2))-methyltransferase RlmN produces the protein MKNLLGSSIQDLEKVALHYGQAAFRGRQIYNWIYNYKNKKKNIDHIDVLPLDFRKNLKNDGFKVGELKFQEKNLANDGTLKLLLSTNDNESIECVGIPTENRLTACLSSQVGCPMDCKFCATGKEGLKRSLKTTEILDQILFIENEMNRKVTNIVFMGMGEPLLNIDDLLLSIRSINEDFQISQRKITVSTVAVPRMIYKLSSKSFQILGKCQFTLAISLHASNQKIREMIIPSAKNYDIKNIIEDSKQFVKDTGRRVSFEYLMLSGVNDKLEHADELSDLLKGFQCHVNLIQYNQIDEVEFKRASSKNLQLFQSRLSNNGIAVSLRKSRGLDKNAACGQLRQNAINK
- a CDS encoding high light inducible protein, which gives rise to MIKPEIVPKRKLPRYGFHFYNERLNGRMAMIGFIALILTEFFLKHGLLLW